One window of the Triticum dicoccoides isolate Atlit2015 ecotype Zavitan chromosome 3B, WEW_v2.0, whole genome shotgun sequence genome contains the following:
- the LOC119279733 gene encoding uncharacterized protein LOC119279733 encodes MRGAAAKELLEKKLSTKRAKWDSQVFNQNRNREWSKSSFGHPLHFPYQVPFFIICKDKDQADCWYLGLTALVSALYSPLLLVDSTSSRRIYSCANSPPGYIQQRNRLFSVHDTRKFTQEIPKEVACRLNTPSTDWWDYSLASSASEYDEQSHDVCILFKHGCKISPETGLEVQGSVIGVLNHLLCSAFRAIAGGHYAFPMNVCSVLFVSCCPLIVYIGAISPILSRRDEIRITGLPTAHL; translated from the exons CAAAGTGGGACTCCCAAGTCTTCAACCAAAATAGAAATCGGGAATGGAGCAAGAGTTCTTTTGGGCATCCTTTGCATTTTCCATATCAGGTTCCATTCTTCATA ATCTGCAAAGACAAGGACCAAGCTGACTGCTGGTATCTAGGCCTAACAGCCTTGGTATCTGCTCTATATAGTCCTCTTCTTTTGGTTGATTCAACAAGCAGCCGTCGGATATACAGTTGCGCAAATAGCCCTCCTGGCTATATTCAGCAAAGGAATAGGCTATTTTCAGTGCATGACACAAGAAAGTTCACCCAG gaaataccaaaggAAGTAGCTTGTCGTTTGAATACCCCAAGCACGGACTGGTGGGACTATAGTTTGGCAAGCAGCGCTTCTGAGTATGACGAACAATCACATGACGTCTGCATCTTGTTCAAGCATGGATGCAAGATATCTCCTGAAACAGGACTTGAG GTGCAAGGATCTGTGATAGGTGTATTAAACCATCTGTTGTGTTCTGCGTTCCGCGCCATTGCCGGTGGTCATTATGCATTTCCTATGAACGTATGCTCGGTGTTATTT GTTTCTTGTTGTCCTCTCATCGTGTATATTGGTGCAATATCTCCTATTCTCTCTCGGAGAGATGAGATAAGGATTACAGGGCTACCAACAGCCCACCTATAA